From Camelina sativa cultivar DH55 chromosome 5, Cs, whole genome shotgun sequence:
CACATAGATACATCTGACAAACCTGATCGTTCTCTTCTGGTGCACGGGAAGGAGATTCATTCGACTGATCCGCTGGTTTATCAGCTCCACAGTTCTGCCTGTTGCATTTGCTCCTGAAGGGATAGTTTATATTCCCACAATTATCACACTTCCAGCTCCCTTCCGGTGCATTTTGTTCTGATAAACAGCAACACATATCCATATGTCAGTCTCAAAATTCATCAAGTAAGCTGCAATATTTAGGAATTTTCAGGGGCTTACTGGATGTTTTATCTGAACTCCCACCCTGCTGCAATTATAAGAGGTTAAAGGtcagaaattaagaaaaaaaccaagATCTATACAAGTAAGCAATCTATAGTGATTAAGCAAGCTGTTTTCAATAGGCAAATCCTGCTCTAGAAATTTAAATAGTGTACACGTTCGCTATATGAAAagaccaaactgaaacaaaaagcAGCACAAACCTGGGAACCAGGCTTTGGAGTGTTGCACTTCCTCATGTTACATACAATTCTGAATGAGAAATTTACATTTCCACAATTAGGACATGTCCAATCATTATCGCGAGTAGAATCTGTAAAACAACAGAATGTATCAAGTTGAATATCACTATAAAATAAAGGCCAGCTTTACATCTGACATATTATAGAATAGGGAATAAAATAAACTGTCTAGCACATACCtctcttttgtgatttttcatCTGGGTAAAATCTTGGTCTTGGCATCTGCAAAGAATGGCACACAGATATTGTGAAAAGATTTCAGCTCATGTTACAAGTCCAGTGACTTATAAGATTTTTCTTATGATCAAAACCAAGCATCTTACTGTTATACATACCATAGCAGCGGCAGCACTAGGACCCATTGCCATACCAAGGCCAAACCTGTCCATCGGTGGAGGCATGCCATACATACCacctgaaaataaaagaaacccAACAATACACCAGCCAAATTACACACAAGTACAATGATGGTACCTGGAAGACTTAACACTAGTTGGGAAACAGCCAGAAACCAAAAACTGATTAGAAATACATACCACTTCCCATCATAGATCCGCCGTGATATGGTGGTGGTCCAGACATATGTAGCGGTCTGTAATGAGCTCCGGCAGGCATTCGACTATTATAGTTAAAGTGATAAGGCGAACCCCCAGAAAATGGGACGTCATAAGGAGGCATAGACGACCCATTAAAGAGAGAAGATCCATATGGTGAACCGCCCATATATACTGGAGGGGGACCCCCAGATCCTAAATATGGCCCAGGTGAGGAGAAACCTTGTTGCGGTTGCATAGGTTTGGGAGCAGACTTCTGTTACAGATATGCAGCAAATAGGTTATCACTTATCAACAGGCATGTAAATAAAAACGAAAgtagataattttttaaacagGGATCACAAAATTGCAACTGTTAGTCTGCATACTGCGGCTCTTGTTGAAAATTAGATAACGTATGAATTGTACAGTTGAATGAATCTCTTTTATATCCGTAAATAGAATCAAAGTACAAAACCTAGAACCAAGGGATGATTCAAGAGAACCCAGTTCTCTCACATGACCCAACAAAACTCAAGAAATATCCTGAATACCCTTTACATTCTGCTAATCCCTTACTTAACCTATCAACTTCCAGCAAGCAAACAACACCTGCTGGTGCTGAGCACTTGTCACACAGCTAAAATTTCGTGCACACAGACTACAGTATATGCAATAACAAGAGACAAAACACTAAGGCTGTTCTTTCACTTCAGTTTGCATAACAAACACCAGAAACTCCTGATCGAAACTACTCACCATCTTTACTTTTCGATAAATGTGTGACTCAAAGAGCTCTACTAGAACCGATAACATAAGGGTTATAGTTATACATAAAgacataaaataacatttctaaaGTCATCCCCATGCAAAGAAGCCAATGTCTACTTTGCAAAATCAATGCTCAAATATGACTAAACACAAACTGTTTCAAAGCAGTAAAGACACATACTAGAAATTGCAATTGAAAATGACTTACTCCATTGTGATCTGCAGGTCTAGGCTGAGTGCAATTACGCATATTGCAAGTTGTCCTGAATGAAAAGTTGACATTGCCACAACTTGGGCAGATCCAATCATCTTCTCTGCGGCCCCCTATAAACACATTGGGCAATTGTTTCGAAATATGTCATGCATCTCAAAAGTACATAAGTTTATATAACACAGGGTAATTTCTAATACTAAAAGCATGCAAGGCATTGGATGCAATGTACACACAGAAACTATCTTCAGGTATATGGAATCGAATTATCCGAGCTATACTCTAGAGAACATAACAGTATAGTTTTTTGGAAGCAAGAAAAAATGTCATTACCGTCAGTTCTAGCACGCTTAGCAGCTGATGAATTTCTGTTGtctacctaaaaaaaaaattcaatgggAAAACAAGTCAAATTCACCAATCAAACGACAGTGAGATCAGTGGTATGACGAAGGATCTCCAAAACTAATTCAGAGTGGCGCAATTGAAAGTTGAAATTGAATGATTCGATACGGTTCTAGTAACTGTAACCGTAGAAATCGATCACAAAGCACTAAAGGCAGAGCTCGGTGTCAATTAAAGTGGTCAGATCTGCGATATTGAGGTCTAGCAGCAATATAAGAAGGGACCGACGAATAGAGTGGGCAGTGTTACCTGTGACATAGCTGTTGGAATAGTCTGATAAGTAGAGAGACAACCGGAGAAGGAGGCGGCGCGGTGGCTAGACGTCCCTCGGCGATATCACCTTTTCGCCCTAAGATTTAGCTCGACACGGGAggagaaataataataagtagGTGAATTTTGGACaatattgttttataataaatttaacgagtaaaaaaaaaaatccacgaaaatttaatattattttgttcaaatagaaaacatttaaaattagaGTAATTTTCATAGATATCGATAAAATAAGTATCTTTCAAAAAAACTATCAttagttttgtttctcaaaatatcattaaattaaaaattttaggtTTAAATTCTAAATCTTAAAAATGAAATTGTAAACCCTTAAAACTAAAGCATAAACctaaaattaataacaaatatccaattcttttttttttaagttaatgtTTAGGGAATTTAATTAATTCTACCACATTCTCTTTCAAACTTTTTGATTCTACCACATTAGAACTTACTTTTTCTATTCTACCACAAAAGGTATCCAAAAAGACAATAATATCCCCATGTTTATGAACGAAAATTTGGAAGTAACTGTGTTCTTTTATGACACAACTGAAACATAAATGTGTGGAtcagtagagagagaaaaaaaatctgttagatGATGTGACATTAAAAGGCTTTGAGAAATGGTGCATTAATGATAAatcatcataaaatattttttttgaataaattagaTTGAATTTATCAAAAAGATACGTacctctaaaattaaaattataagatgGAATGATATAAGGGAATGGATAAAATTAGACTTGTGGACAAAATGTGTATCAACAGTTCCACtactaaaacttttttatttgtcaagTATGTTGACTAGTGGACAAGTTGTAAACGTAACTTGTCCATTACTTGGAGTTTACAACGTAACTTGTCCATTACTTGGAGTATCAATGTTGTCTATTGGTCTGATTCGCTATTGGGGACAACTTTTGCTATATATTATGGACAAGTTATGCATGAAGGAATAATTTACAATGGACAATTAAAATCCGAGAAGAGTTTAGGTGTATGTGGACAAGAGTTTAGGTGTACGTATGACATGTTgttaataaacatataattgAAATCCTCTTCAATTGACAAGTTATAGTGGACAAATGTTTTCATTTACTTTGTGAACAAATATTGTGGACAAAATTCCCGTTTGCGTTAAAAACAACTTGTCCATATTTATGTCAACATAATTTGTCTATCACTTACGGTGGGAAAATGAGATGAATATGCCTGCAAATCAGACTTGACTGGTTTATTCGACATAATAGACAACAAATTAATGGACAAAAAAAGTGTTAGTAGACACTGTAATTTTAGGaaacatacaaaattaaaaaaaaaaacatacccaAAATTGGAGACAAAATATGCAAGAAATGAAACTTTATAGCGGGATTCACCAAGACACACTCTTTCAAAACTGAATACGACGTCTACcagttttgaaaaatattatgcAACAATTAGCGTTgtccactatttttttttttttttaaattggcaataaaaactttaacttttcaagagagatggagatggaaatgaagaagaatagTGAATCGCCAGAGTAGAAGAGGTAATTATTTTTCGATTTTCAAATGCTACTTTAATTATTGGTCTGACACAAAACTGAAAAGACAGgacaattgttttatttgttatatcaATGAGAGAGGAATTGTTGGAGTTGGTTAGGGGTAGTTTCGTTATTTTAAATAAAGCTTATGGTAgaataaaaaatcttttatagaTTGTGGTAGAATCGTTGAGAAAGTTAATCATTTGTggtacatttgttaaaattctCTAATGTTTATAGTAGTTTCGGACTAAAAAATGTAAGTGGTATTTTcagaaaagaaatataatgaCGATACTTATggaataaaatttaatttattgatatttttgaatatttatcagaaatttattggttttttatgtttttgacaaaaagCTCTCTCTCATAAATAAAGGGGCCAATCTAATAATAAGTAGAAAAGTAACGCCAAATTcctaaattttattaaaattctatattttcaAAGTCGCCCTCAAACTGTATTGACTTGATTCTCTCGTCGACTACAGAGTTTCTCCGACGAAATAAAGTAGAAACCTCACCGCAACTCCGATGAAGGTCGTGGCGTTAGTCAGTGGAGGCAAAGATAGCTGTTATGCTATGATGAAGTGTATTCAATACGGCCACGAGGTTCGTTTCCTTCTCTTACCTTGTCTTAGTTTTTTGCTAGTTTTTAAAGAGTTTCTCTGTGAAATTGCCTCTTCAaagttcgatttttttttaactcaaaatCTTGATTTGTGTTTCCACAGATCGTGGCATTGGCTAATCTGTTACCGGTTGATGATTGAGTCGATGAATTGGACAGCTATATGTATCAAACTGTAAGATTCTGCTGCTTATTCCTTGTCTATCTATCTCTGGTTCTATGTAAGAACAAGGGGCTTGAAGAAAGATTGAGCCTTTTCTATCTCATTGGTGTTTATGTGATTTGTTAATCAGGTTGTAGTTCTTGAGAAGAATAAGATTAGATATTTGAAAGTAAGAATGATATATAGGATTTATGATATTGTGAATCCTAAGTTCTGTTCTTTGATTGGATGCACTCTTGTTCAGGTAGGCCACCAGATTATAGTGGGCTATGCAGAGTGTATGAATGTGCCATTGTTCAGAAGAAGAATCCGAGGATCTTCGAGGTGAGAATCGTTAGGCTTTCTGCTTTTGAGATTTCAAGGCATGATTTAATgaaatagttttgttttcaggCATCAGAAACTTAGCTACCAAATGACTCCGGATGATGAAGTGGAagatatgtttttgttgttaagtGAAGTGAAGAGACAAATACCTTCCATCACTGCTGTATCGTCTGGTGCTATTGCCTCGGATTACCAACGACTGCGGGTGGTTTGTGGAAACAAGATCAGACATTGCTTCTTCGAGAAATGGTAAACTGTTTCAGGAAAAGAGAAACTGAAGAttcaagctttttctttttttgaatttgttttatttaactCGTTTCTCGTATACTTGCAGATAGACAATGGGATAAAAGCTATTTTAGTCAAGGTAATATGGATCGTTGTTATATTTTACCGCTTCTATTAACATCAACTTCTTCTAATAATTatggtttgtttaattttaaaggtCGCGGCAATAGGGTTAGATCCCTCAAAGCATTAAGGTAAAGACTTAGCCTTCATGGAACCATATCTTTTGAAGTTAAAAGAGTATGCCACAGTTCTGTTTTATGGCTTCATTTAGAGTATTGTTTATTTGTGTTACATTGGTTCTAAAGCTTATGAATGCATCTATCTACTTAGGAAATATGGAAGTAATGTTTGCGGTGAAGGAGGAGAATATGAAACTCTGACTCTAGATTGCCCGCTTTTCACTGTATGTCCTCATATTTGTGTTCATTGGTTCCTCACATGTATTTTGTAGTTTGACAATTTGCATTTTCGTAGAATGCGAGCATCGTGCTTGATGAATTTCAAGTTGTGTTACACTCACCAGATTCGATTGCACCTGTTGGTGTTCTTCATCCATCTACGTTCCATCTTGAAAAGAAAGGGAATCGAGTTTAGTGTCTGAGGTACTTGGAGATGGTCCTAACACATCAGAGTCTACTCGCCAACGAGATAATGGAATCGTTGATCTGGTTGAACACACAAGTAATAGACTTCAGATATCAAGGACTGAGAAACACAACACATTCTCCATCTGCTGCTGGTTGGAAGATTCACAAGAATCTTCAACAGGTAACTAAAAAATAGACCAGATCTTCAAGATTTCTCCGCAGACGTACCTTATATTTGCTTTACCCTCTTTAAACAGGTATGAAAGAAGATCTCGAGACTGTTCTTACGGAACTTGAATCCCAGCTTTTAAAACACGGGTATAACTGGCAGAATGTACTGTACGTTCATCTTTATATCTCTGACATGAGTGAATTTGCTGTGGCGAATGAGACATATGTGATATTTATCACACAAGAGAAGTGCCGTTTCGGTGTTCCTTCACGTAGTACAATAGAACTCCCTTTGGTACAAGCGGGTCTTGGAAAAGCTTACGTCGAGGTTTTAGTAGCGAATGACGAAAGCAAAAGAGTTTCTACATGTACAAAGCATATCTTGCTGGGTACCTAGCTGCATTGGACCTTACAGTCAGGTTAATAAAATCTCCTTGTTGAATTCTAAATAAGCTTCAAACTGATTAGCAAACTCAGTTACTTCAATATCATCTACTCCAGGCCACGTTGCACAAGAGTGTTCTTCACATGGCTGGACAATTAGGACTTGACCCTCCCACCATGAGTCTTCGAAACGAAGGTGCAATCGCTGAGCTGAATCAAGCATTGACGAACAGCGAGGCAATAGCAGAGTCTTTTAACCACTCAATCTCTTCATCAGCTATACTCTTTGTGGTTTTCTGTTCAGCGCGCACAAAACAATCAGAGAGGGACCAACTTCACGAAAAGTTTGTTACTTTCTTGGATTTGGCAAAGTCTTCTTGGAGGGTACTAAATGTCCTAGATCCTATGTTCCTTTACATCCTTGTCCCCGATCTTCCGAAAAGGTTAGAATACTGCATAGAATCTTCCTTTTACATCCTTGTCCCTGATCTTCCCAACAGTTTCAGGTTTTTAACAGTAACTGATGTTCTCCAGGGCTCTTGTTGAAGTGAAACCGACTTTATACGTGGACGAAAATACAGGAACTGAAAATGAAACCAGCGGAGATCAATCGGGTGGAGGAGACTACAGTTTTTGGGGATTTAAGCCAGAGAAATGGCACCAAGATTGTCTGCAGAAACGAGTTGTTGATGGGAAAATTTGTGTTACCGTTCTCTCTATATCAGTTGAACTAATGAGGAAGCTTCAAGAAGCTTCcggagaagaacaacaacaactggAGAGTGTATCAAGATTCTGTGTATATCTTCTCAACAAAACCTTGTCTGAAAATACATTTTCTTGGCAAGACACGACGGTGAGAATGAGATTCTTTAAACTCTGTGTATGTTAGCCTCTCATCAGAAGCTTTGCTTATAATCTTGTTTTTGGTTGATGCAGAGCTTAAGAATACACTTCTCTACTAGTCTTGGTATGTCCGTAGAGAGATTATCAGACATTTTTGCGTCTGCATTCAGAGAGCTTAAAGAGATGAGTGATGGAGTAAAAGTCGGCAGCTCGAAAGAACCTATCTTCAATCTCGTCCCTGTCCTCGGTGCTGGAAACACTTGTGCTTCACTCGACAACATAATCACCTGTGAACTATTTGCCCTAAGGTCTTAGCTTTTTAAGGTCAATACATTACAACATCATACATGAATATGATTTACCAGATATATTGAAACAAACtatcaattttttgaaaatatcaaaatcaaaattaaggGAAAGAGagtaaattttgtatatactatTTCCcaaattcttcatttttttaattagcttaATTAAATAACTCTATCTTCTACAACTttgtccaaaaaataaaaatctcctACAACATGGCGAGTTTATCCTCAAAAGTCATAACATGATATTTTATGTAGCCAACATATTGATTAGGATTAATTTGaggaatttttttggttttaaaatatttatcccctatataataaaacggatgTACACGACCTTTTTGGTAGactatatagtttttataagttgattatacattaaatattgattggttacaaaaaaaattatagattaattggtcaatctgtggattatatgaatacacttaagaatatcccaaaaaatcctcttaaagagaatattccaatgatttatacaatttctaaaataaaatctttagtattccatgtattgttacaaaatatatactgttaataaaatcttggcaatttattacacttaatcgtgatttctgaGATCTTATTctgcagttaaaaataaaattttacctaaGCACAGATCATATTAAaacactttcaccaaacatgttcaaatattaaaataaaaacaaacaacaaacataaccatttctcatacataaaattacaaaattaacaatataaaacttacaaaataggtgtttttttcaagccatcatatttagcgtatgattttattgcataattttttatccaaatatttttttaaacaatcatataaactatattttattctaaaattataatataaataaaagaaatttagaGCACGGGTCCAAAATCTAGTTCTGTTTGTAATAAGTAATTTGGTattatagattattttttccaagtcaatttttgaaaaaaaaatgtcgttCTAAGTTTTAACCATTAACCAATAATAGCGGATGTTAAAAGTTATcactttttctttgaaaatgaACTTTTcagtttaaatgttttttaggAATTTGATGgcaagacgaaaaaaaaaactttttttggaacaaaaatgattttagaGAAAATGGTGGgtttgattgatatatatatatatatatatatatatatatttatttatttaagagaTACCCTTTTATTTATAGTGTATAAGCAGAGACATTTTTGGCTTTGGTCACTGCACACAAAAGATAAAGGTGGTGGAATTCTTGCTGATGACATGGGCCTAGGGAAAACCCTTCAGGTAACTAAATCTGcccttttttgtttatagtttGAAAGTGAGTAAACCATAAGCAAAGGTAGTTGTATAGTCTTCAGAGAAGGGTTTGATTGATCATCTCCCCCAGTGTTTTcataaattacatttttcacACGCAATGGATTAATATCATTTTGAGGCAGTTTTTGTAGCATTCATTATCAAAGAAGATTAATTGTAGCGATTAAGAGCCTTCAACCAACTGAGCTAGACGGGTTTTCAATATTTAATctcataaatattaatttattctaCGATATTGTTGGGAAGAAAAGGAGactaatcatttttattttactttgctTTCAATGAACTACTTAATGTTAATGCATTTCTATTCAACATGAATTTTTTCCATTTCGTTTTCCCAAAACCATCGTTCGTTGTTATAGTGTGTACTAATATTgtatgaatgatgatgatttgaatgTCTCACTTGTACCATTTGGTTGAATTATACGTAATAGTACGTAGTCATTTTCTGCCCCAAGTTTCCATATATAGTCGACTAATtaagtttattgatttttatacGTACTACATATagtgtttatataataaacaaatctatatatggtttcttactttttttgtcCATAAGGTATGTGTCAATTCAGAAGTTATTAAAACGTccaatttaaaattgtttttaaaacgTCCAAGTTTCGAATTGTCTTAATACGTCCAAGTTTAAATTAATTTACTCTTGCAACAACCTCATCATATATAAATGGGAAACAAATATCAAACTTAGCAGACTAGCAGTACAAGTTACATCTAAATTGGTAGGAATATTCATGAATATGACAAGGCCATAAAAGCTTGTTCTGATTGTTGTATTCtgaaaaaatatgtttctcttCCTATAGTAATATCGTTTTTTTCCCGGTAAGGTTGATGAACCACAAAAAGATGTGTTTGTTCTTAGTATTTCTATTCATTTTGTCACATCCATTTCAACAGTCGtattgtgtgtatatatatacacttaaatatataaattgtgaaccaagattattttattaatttagtaaaCTATTACattttaacaaaactaaattgATACACTGAATTAAATGTGAcccaaaaagtaattaattatttaactaaatatatatttatgcataTATGAAAATGTTTACAATTACCCAATTTTAACTGCGACAAATCTTTACAATCACccaattttaaagttttttcatcaagatgtaaataaaacatttttgatCAGTTGAGATTTGTCTTGATAGAGATAAgtaaattagattaaaaaaacaacgAAGATTGATCAATCATAATAATACATACGTGCAATGATTGAGACCGACGTGCTTCACATTCGTTGACTCTCCCATTAGCATTATTTCTCCACTTTCTCATCCGATCCCCTCATCTTAGTATAACCACGACTCAACAGCCTCTCTCGCCAAACCCAAcaagaaaaaccaaatcaaacatgACTCAAGACAAGTCCAAAAATGGAAAGCAAATGCTTCTAGAGCGACCATGGTTCCTCGTGGTTGCTCTAGCTGGTCTTTTAGGTGGCGCACTCCTCATCACAAGCTTCATCCGAGCTACGGACAACACTTTGTCACTCTGTTCCACAGCTAAAAACACGGCTGCATCCATAGCCGAATACAcagccaccccaatccaactcCAATCCATCGTCCACTACGCCACCTCACACACCGTCCCACAACAATCCTTCGAAGAGATCTCGATCTCGTTAAACGTCCTCAAGGAGCGTCTCCCTTGCAATTTCTTAGTCTTTGGCCTTGGCCGTGATTCCCTCATGTGGGCATCCCTTAATCCAGGTGGCAACACTGTGTTCTTGGAGGAGGATCCTGAGTGGATAGAAGCCGTCCTCAAGGATGCACCGTCCCTCAGAGCCCACCATGTAAAGTACCGTACCCACCTTTCTCAAGCCGGGAGCCTTCTCTCGTATTACAAGAACGAACCCATGTGTTTACCGGCTAATGCTTTCCCGATCCGCTACAACCAAAAGTGTCCGTTGGCGTTGACCTCACTTCCTGATGAGTTCTATGATACCGAGTGGGATCTGATCATGGTGGACGCACCGAAAGGGTACTTCCCGCTAGCGCCAGGGAGGATGGCTGCGATATTTTCCTCAGCTGTCATGGCACGTAACCGGAAAGGTGCTGGCACCACACACGTCTTCCTTCATGACGTTGACCGCAAAGTGGAGAAGGCTTTCGCCAATGAGTTCCTTTGCGAGAAGTATAAAACGACCTCCGCTGGTAGACTCTGGCACTTCGAGATACCCAATGCTGCTAACATGAGCGACCAGCCAGGTGACCGGTTTTGCTAAAGAGCGCAGAGAGATCTTCGTTACTTCTTTTAATTGGAACACCGCATAGTTCTTCTTCTGAGTTTAAAAATCGTTATTATAATTCATAAATTATCCAGAGGCTTAagcattaaaataaattatgtattctATTGTTATAACTCTTTGTCTGATATGGTTGGTCTTGTGATGAGGCCTAGTTACATTTGCCTATTTAAAAAGACATACAAGtataagaaaaatgataaatctatataataataacaaaccgAATAAATGCGatcaacaattgtgttttttcaatcgtatcttttgcatattttttgaaaagtcgtgatggatcattaaaacggttatttatgaaaagttacaactattcactgtaaagttgtgttgattggaacattcgtatcttttgaaatctatatatatttgtctgtttgaactgttttcaatatttttgttatgatacaaaatcaactaaaatttcaatctcaacggtttattcatttttctaaattattttctagcattcattcttttaaaaatcaagaaattcctctaattattgatttaacaaaaaaattttggaataATGAATTTATctcgaataaatgccaccaaaagttttgttttttcaatcgtactttttggataattttccaaaaaaatctgtaaaaaatttaaattgtgtgttttacacaaAGTTGCGATTattcattgtaacggttttttgtaaagttacaactgttcattgtagatttgtgtctattcgaatattcatatcttttgaaatctatatatttgtctatttgaacttttttttttttggcataacacaaaataatataaaatttcaatctcaacggtttttacaactctctaaattattctctagcattcattcttttaaaagtaagaaattcctccaattcctgatttaacaaaagatttttggaatgatgaatctaatttacaacttttagttatatatatNNNNNNNNNNNNNNNNNNNNNNNNNNNNNNNNNAAGGAAGTAcctatataatagcaatccgaataaatgccaccaaaagttgtatTTTTCCAATCAtactttttggatattttttcaaaaaaaactgtagaaaacttaaattgtgtgttttatacaaagttgtgattgttcattgtaacgattttttttgtaaagtggcaactgttcattgtagagttgtgtctattcgaatattcgtatcttttgaataGGTCTGGGCATTTTAACCGAATCTGAATCCCGAACCCAACCCGAAATAGGCAGTTCGGTTCGGATTCAGGTGGCATGTAATACCCGATCGGATTTAGTTTTTCTGAGATTcggatacccgatcgggtttgggtaatacccgatacccgaaGAAGATCCGAATTGACccgaaataaatacaaaaatgcacCTAAGTGGATTTGAACCCAGTACCTATACATTAATTGGTGCATCATAAACCATTTTACCATCTTAGTTATTATGTTTAGtatgaaaacattaaatatttatctatatatatatacatctgtAATCTAAAATTcctaattgatttatttttttcttctcaataa
This genomic window contains:
- the LOC104787736 gene encoding ranBP2-type zinc finger protein At1g67325 isoform X2 → MSQVDNRNSSAAKRARTDGGRREDDWICPSCGNVNFSFRTTCNMRNCTQPRPADHNGKSAPKPMQPQQGFSSPGPYLGSGGPPPVYMGGSPYGSSLFNGSSMPPYDVPFSGGSPYHFNYNSRMPAGAHYRPLHMSGPPPYHGGSMMGSGGMYGMPPPMDRFGLGMAMGPSAAAAMMPRPRFYPDEKSQKRDSTRDNDWTCPNCGNVNFSFRIVCNMRKCNTPKPGSQGGSSDKTSKQNAPEGSWKCDNCGNINYPFRSKCNRQNCGADKPADQSNESPSRAPEENDQ
- the LOC104787736 gene encoding ranBP2-type zinc finger protein At1g67325 isoform X1; the protein is MSQVDNRNSSAAKRARTDGGRREDDWICPSCGNVNFSFRTTCNMRNCTQPRPADHNGKSAPKPMQPQQGFSSPGPYLGSGGPPPVYMGGSPYGSSLFNGSSMPPYDVPFSGGSPYHFNYNSRMPAGAHYRPLHMSGPPPYHGGSMMGSGGMYGMPPPMDRFGLGMAMGPSAAAAMMPRPRFYPDEKSQKRDSTRDNDWTCPNCGNVNFSFRIVCNMRKCNTPKPGSQQGGSSDKTSKQNAPEGSWKCDNCGNINYPFRSKCNRQNCGADKPADQSNESPSRAPEENDQ
- the LOC104787738 gene encoding probable methyltransferase At1g27930; the protein is MTQDKSKNGKQMLLERPWFLVVALAGLLGGALLITSFIRATDNTLSLCSTAKNTAASIAEYTATPIQLQSIVHYATSHTVPQQSFEEISISLNVLKERLPCNFLVFGLGRDSLMWASLNPGGNTVFLEEDPEWIEAVLKDAPSLRAHHVKYRTHLSQAGSLLSYYKNEPMCLPANAFPIRYNQKCPLALTSLPDEFYDTEWDLIMVDAPKGYFPLAPGRMAAIFSSAVMARNRKGAGTTHVFLHDVDRKVEKAFANEFLCEKYKTTSAGRLWHFEIPNAANMSDQPGDRFC